A genomic segment from Vicugna pacos chromosome 17, VicPac4, whole genome shotgun sequence encodes:
- the ARPP21 gene encoding cAMP-regulated phosphoprotein 21 isoform X8: MSEPGDLSQAIVEEGGPGQDAATPENGVVKSESLDEEEKLELQKRLAAQNQERRKSKSGAGKGKLTRSLAVCEESSARPGGENLQDQDSIHLQLSSFPSLQEDDKSRKDDSEREKEKDKHKDKTSEKPKIRMLSKDCSQEYTDSTGIDLHEFLINTLKNNSRDRMILLKMEQEIIDFIGDNNNHYKKFPQMSSYQRMLVHRVAAYFGLDHNVDQTGKSVIINKTSNTRIKTECIHLEMTDEVNQLKREKRNIRE; encoded by the exons ATGTCTGAGCCAGGAGACCTGAGTCAGGCCATAGTGGAGGAAGGCGGGCCTGGGCAGGATGCGGCCACTCCGGAGAATGGCGTGGTTAAGTCCGAAAGTCTGGATGAAGAGGAGAAACTGGAACTACAG AAGCGCCTGGCAGCTCAGAACCAAGAGAGAAGAAAATCCAAG TCAGGAGCAGGAAAAGGTAAACTGACTCGCAGCCTTGCTGTCTGTGAAGAATCCTCAGCCAGACCAGGAGGCGAAAATCTCCAGGATCAG GATTCAATTCATTTacagctttccagttttcccagcctGCAAGAGGATGATAAATCTAGGAAAGATGactctgaaagagaaaaagaaaaggataaacaCAAAGATAAAACCTCTGAAAAACCCAAGATCAGAATGTTATCAAAAG ATTGCAGCCAAGAATATACGGATTCCACAGGCATAGACTTACACGAGTTTCTGATTAACACATTAAAGAATAATTCCAg agaCAGGATGATACTCTTGAAAATGGAGCAGGAAATTATTGATTTCATTGGTGACAACAA TAATCACTATAAAAAGTTTCCGCAGATGTCTTCCTATCAGAGGATGCTTGTGCATCGAGTGGCAGCTTACTTTGGGTTGGACCACAATGTGGACCAAACAGGGAAGTCTGTTATCATCAACAAGACCAGCAACACGAGAAT caaaACAGAATGCATCCATTTAGAGATGACAGACGAAGTAAATCAattgaagagagagaagaggaatatcagagagtga
- the ARPP21 gene encoding cAMP-regulated phosphoprotein 21 isoform X5 — translation MSEPGDLSQAIVEEGGPGQDAATPENGVVKSESLDEEEKLELQKRLAAQNQERRKSKSGAGKGKLTRSLAVCEESSARPGGENLQDQDSIHLQLSSFPSLQEDDKSRKDDSEREKEKDKHKDKTSEKPKIRMLSKDCSQEYTDSTGIDLHEFLINTLKNNSRDRMILLKMEQEIIDFIGDNNNHYKKFPQMSSYQRMLVHRVAAYFGLDHNVDQTGKSVIINKTSNTRIPEQRFCEHLKDEKGEESQKRFILKRDNSSIDKEDTQQNRMHPFRDDRRSKSIEEREEEYQRVRERIFAHDSVCSQESLFVENRFSRGIKEFHISCTDHI, via the exons ATGTCTGAGCCAGGAGACCTGAGTCAGGCCATAGTGGAGGAAGGCGGGCCTGGGCAGGATGCGGCCACTCCGGAGAATGGCGTGGTTAAGTCCGAAAGTCTGGATGAAGAGGAGAAACTGGAACTACAG AAGCGCCTGGCAGCTCAGAACCAAGAGAGAAGAAAATCCAAG TCAGGAGCAGGAAAAGGTAAACTGACTCGCAGCCTTGCTGTCTGTGAAGAATCCTCAGCCAGACCAGGAGGCGAAAATCTCCAGGATCAG GATTCAATTCATTTacagctttccagttttcccagcctGCAAGAGGATGATAAATCTAGGAAAGATGactctgaaagagaaaaagaaaaggataaacaCAAAGATAAAACCTCTGAAAAACCCAAGATCAGAATGTTATCAAAAG ATTGCAGCCAAGAATATACGGATTCCACAGGCATAGACTTACACGAGTTTCTGATTAACACATTAAAGAATAATTCCAg agaCAGGATGATACTCTTGAAAATGGAGCAGGAAATTATTGATTTCATTGGTGACAACAA TAATCACTATAAAAAGTTTCCGCAGATGTCTTCCTATCAGAGGATGCTTGTGCATCGAGTGGCAGCTTACTTTGGGTTGGACCACAATGTGGACCAAACAGGGAAGTCTGTTATCATCAACAAGACCAGCAACACGAGAAT ACCAGAGCAAAGGTTTTGTGaacatttaaaagatgaaaaaggtGAAGAATCCCAGAAGCGGTTTATCTTGAAGCGAGATAACTCTAGTATTGATAAAGAAGACACTCAG caaaACAGAATGCATCCATTTAGAGATGACAGACGAAGTAAATCAattgaagagagagaagaggaatatcagagagtgagggagagaatatttgcacaCGAT
- the ARPP21 gene encoding cAMP-regulated phosphoprotein 21 isoform X7, translating to MSEPGDLSQAIVEEGGPGQDAATPENGVVKSESLDEEEKLELQKRLAAQNQERRKSKSGAGKGKLTRSLAVCEESSARPGGENLQDQDSIHLQLSSFPSLQEDDKSRKDDSEREKEKDKHKDKTSEKPKIRMLSKDCSQEYTDSTGIDLHEFLINTLKNNSRDRMILLKMEQEIIDFIGDNNNHYKKFPQMSSYQRMLVHRVAAYFGLDHNVDQTGKSVIINKTSNTRIPEQRFCEHLKDEKGEESQKRFILKRDNSSIDKEDTQQNRMHPFRDDRRSKSIEEREEEYQRVRERIFAHDIESVP from the exons ATGTCTGAGCCAGGAGACCTGAGTCAGGCCATAGTGGAGGAAGGCGGGCCTGGGCAGGATGCGGCCACTCCGGAGAATGGCGTGGTTAAGTCCGAAAGTCTGGATGAAGAGGAGAAACTGGAACTACAG AAGCGCCTGGCAGCTCAGAACCAAGAGAGAAGAAAATCCAAG TCAGGAGCAGGAAAAGGTAAACTGACTCGCAGCCTTGCTGTCTGTGAAGAATCCTCAGCCAGACCAGGAGGCGAAAATCTCCAGGATCAG GATTCAATTCATTTacagctttccagttttcccagcctGCAAGAGGATGATAAATCTAGGAAAGATGactctgaaagagaaaaagaaaaggataaacaCAAAGATAAAACCTCTGAAAAACCCAAGATCAGAATGTTATCAAAAG ATTGCAGCCAAGAATATACGGATTCCACAGGCATAGACTTACACGAGTTTCTGATTAACACATTAAAGAATAATTCCAg agaCAGGATGATACTCTTGAAAATGGAGCAGGAAATTATTGATTTCATTGGTGACAACAA TAATCACTATAAAAAGTTTCCGCAGATGTCTTCCTATCAGAGGATGCTTGTGCATCGAGTGGCAGCTTACTTTGGGTTGGACCACAATGTGGACCAAACAGGGAAGTCTGTTATCATCAACAAGACCAGCAACACGAGAAT ACCAGAGCAAAGGTTTTGTGaacatttaaaagatgaaaaaggtGAAGAATCCCAGAAGCGGTTTATCTTGAAGCGAGATAACTCTAGTATTGATAAAGAAGACACTCAG caaaACAGAATGCATCCATTTAGAGATGACAGACGAAGTAAATCAattgaagagagagaagaggaatatcagagagtgagggagagaatatttgcacaCGAT ATCGAATCAGTTCCGTGA